A portion of the Candidatus Pristimantibacillus lignocellulolyticus genome contains these proteins:
- a CDS encoding histidine triad nucleotide-binding protein, with translation MDCLFCKIIEGTIPSTKVFENEHVLAFRDITPAAPTHILIIPKKHIATMNDVTREDDLVVAEIFAAARHIAKEEGYAEAGYRLINNVNADGGQVIYHLHFHLLAGKLMGPLLAE, from the coding sequence ATGGATTGCTTATTTTGTAAAATAATTGAGGGTACGATTCCTTCGACAAAAGTATTCGAGAATGAACATGTACTTGCATTCAGAGACATTACTCCAGCAGCGCCTACTCATATTTTAATTATTCCTAAGAAGCATATAGCTACGATGAATGATGTAACTCGTGAGGATGATCTGGTTGTTGCCGAAATCTTTGCTGCTGCTCGTCACATTGCAAAAGAAGAAGGATATGCAGAAGCGGGCTATCGTCTTATTAACAATGTTAATGCTGATGGTGGGCAAGTAATATATCACTTACATTTCCATCTGTTAGCAGGAAAATTGATGGGACCGTTATTAGCAGAATAA
- the rpsU gene encoding 30S ribosomal protein S21 produces MSEIKVRKNETIDAALRRFKRSTAKDGILAEVKKRKHYEKPSVKRKKKSEAARKRKF; encoded by the coding sequence GTGTCTGAAATTAAAGTTCGTAAAAACGAAACTATTGATGCTGCGCTTCGTCGCTTTAAGCGTTCCACTGCAAAAGATGGTATCTTGGCAGAGGTTAAGAAACGTAAGCACTATGAAAAGCCAAGCGTAAAGCGTAAGAAGAAGTCTGAGGCTGCGCGCAAGAGAAAGTTTTAG